The DNA region GTCTCACCTGATATATTTTGGGGCAAGTCTGGACTTATCATTATCTCATTCATCATTTCTTTCCATGTGTAATTTTTTATGCTCAGTGGCGCCATTTAATTGAGGTAAATAAGATGTCATACACTCATTTACGATACTATTTTGTTCCTAATAATCACCAATTGGTATTTCATACTCACCACCTCACCAAGTGGCGCCATTTAATCATCTTTTTCTATTAAGTTGggtgtcatttaaaagatatcaattagaactttttaaggatatattttttatcctttaaaaaaaaggatatatttttatacattctttttatttatacaaaaagaaaaagagaaaaataaatttaagttgaaaaaaattaaaagagaaaaaaataagaatttgtTGGGTGCATATAGCAAAATGCATTttgatccacaatataacatTTACTAACCAACCCGtccattttaaaaacaataaccTAATAACCTAATAACAATTACCTGTGCATCTGGCGGGTTCAGGCGGGTTCGGGTATCCTAATAGCCCACCCGTTCGGATTTCGGTTTTGAATATCACTAACCAACCCGtccattttaaaaacaataaccGGCGAATATACATTAATTCGGATTCGGATAATATTTTTGGGATTTCGGATTAatctgatttttaaaaataaatcaaaaaatcatgtaaataaaaatatacatattgcTGCTTTCAAGTTCCAAAGGGCAAAAATATTAGCTAATTAAGTTAGCTAATTTACAAATTAGGTGGTAAAGACAATTAGACAAATATAGAATCAcctaattaagtacaaaaaacaaaatatacattatacactGATTCACAAAATTACAAGTGCATAATTCTCAAACTATGGGTTTAAACTTGACAAATTGATTCATCATGTATTCTTCATTTCCAGTCAGCACTTAGCAGTCAAGTCATAATTCCTCATCTTCCTGTTGTGTTAACAAATGCAAATAGATTAGGTTTAAATAAGACGAgttataaatagtaaatactaaTACAATTACGCAAGTTAAATACATGTGGCTCAGATAgctaattttttaaatcaagATAAGATTTGGGGCAAATTGCTACTTGAGTTttgaaacaaaatacaaaattcatGAGCAACATACCATCACAAAATCCTTTGATTCATACAaaggtggaagcatcatcatagccaaaaataaaaaataaatgagaaaaggAGAGTAATATACCAGTTCAGATTACCATAAGACCTCCACTCATGATTCAATGATTTCAATCAATGAATCAAGGAAAGGACTATGGCCTAAACTGATAATAATATACGTGTTTTTTAATCCAGTTGTGAATTGTTCACATTCAGACTCACAAGAGATGTTGATCAAAAGCAAAACACAATAGCATATATTCACAGAATCACAAAACTGGGCAGAAAGTTGAAATAAAAACTATTACTGCAATTGCGGGAAGGGATGAACTAGTTCCAGCAGTCCTAACTCCACTTGCCAACTCTGCAAATATGAACTTTAAACTAAAACAGTAAAATAGAAAGTAATTCAGAATATAAATGATAAAAGACAAATGGTATACCTTTCTCAAGCCTTTCACAATCATCACTATTTTCCTAAATTTGTACTAGTTGGTTTCCCAATATCAACCAATCTTGTGTACATACTAAGGCTTCCACAGTCTTAGGAGTTAAGGAACTCCTAAATGGATCCAACACCCTACCACTAGTACTAAAAGCACTTTCAGATGCAACAGTAGATATTGGTACTGCTAGGACATCCCTTgctatttttgaaagaattggCAATCTCTCACTATTTAGCTTCCACCATCTTAGAACATCAAAGTCCTCTTTATCATCCATAATGTTTTCACTCAAATAAACCTGAAGCTCAGTTTGTTTACTGCTTCCACCACTCTCCATTCTTTGCCTTTTTAATTGGTTTTTCAACTTAGATTGTGGCCTACCAACTAATGTTTGACATTGGCTAATAGGCTgcatattcacatattcaacaGGTTGGGCAGATTCAGATTGCATATTCACAGAATAAGTGGCTGCATATTCATTGTACAAGTCAACCATTGCAGCTTGCACCTTTTGAAAACAAGCTTTTCCTCTTTCTTCACCATACAATTGGACAAATTGGTAGGGCATATATTCAATTTTATCTCTGGGGTCCAAGATATTGgcaaaaaatatcaaaaaattcATTTTCTCGGGATCCCCCCAATACTTTACAAACTTATTTTTCATTTGAGTCCCCATTGCCTGTAAATATATTAACAGTCAATCAAAAAtacatataagtatataacagTAAACATATTACATATTAACAGATAGGAAAgtggcacttttcccccctatgttatgtgcatatagcacttttcccccctgtgttattttaaaagtggtagttttcccccctcagttattttaaaagtggtagttttcccccctgtaatgttaaattgacatttttgcccttaaaaataattatttcatttatttttattctccaaccaattattactaatatgtatggaagatcacggttcgatatgAACATAAttgaacactgtagcaattgaacttaaatagtatggacggtagttacggttacgattcaaaaccgaataaataaaataaaataattgttgaatttagactatttttaaataagaaataaaattaaaaaataaataaataaataagttttgattggcggttcaaaatcgaaattggaatcgaaccgtaccgatttatcaaaataagtgtttgatcattttcactatatatgataaTGGTttagttccggttcacggttcaacaattatttaattttattttttccggTTATGAATCTTAactagaaccgtccatactattccggtatgattgctacagtgtttggttaggttcgaaccgaatcgtgatcatccatacatataagtaataatttgttggagaagaaaagtaaatgaaataattatttttaagggtaaaaatgccaatttaacatttcaggagGAAAAAcagtcactttaataacacaggggaaaaaagtgctatatgcacataacatggggggaaaaagtgtcattttcccttaacagatttacaatacaatttttattacctTTTCACAACTTGTTTCAGCTGCGATCATGTCATCTAACATGCAATTGAGATCAGAAATCTCATTGAAAAAAGTGTTAGGTGTGACATAAAGAGAACTAGAAATTCTCACAGTCATGTCATAGAAACATTTCAGCAAAGTAACCCAGCTTTGCACAGAACACCAATCAAGGTATGAAGGCACAGAATCAGCAAGATCAGCACAAAATGAGGCATCATTCTCCTCATATGCTTCAAATACTTTTTGGTACTGGATGGCAGTGCTTAGCATAAGGTAAGTGCTGTTCCATCTGGTTGGAACATCCAATTGCAAGGCAGATTTAGCTTCTACCCCAATTAGATCAGCAAGATCTCTAAATTTCTTAAGTCTTGCAGGTGAGTTCCTAACCCATATCACTGTATCCCTAACCTTCCTAACAGAAGTGGTACCCCAAGACAACAACTTACTCTTAAAAAACCCCATGGCAGTGTCATTGGAAGAGGCATTGTCAACAGTCACAGTAAAAACATTCCTAATTCCCCACTCAACCAAGCAACTCTCTAAGGCTTTGGCTATATATTCCCCCATATGAGATGAAACAGGAACAAAAGATATGATTCGCTTATTCAGCTTCCACTGATCATCAATGAAATGTGCAGTAATGCACATATAGTTTATCCTCTGGACATAGGTCTAACAATCAGTGGTTAAGCTTATTCTTTGGCTACTACCCTTAAAAAGTTGCTTAAGGATTAATCTCTCATCTAGGTATCTTTGGTAAATATCTCGTGAAACAGTCCACCTAAAAGGGATTTGAAACCTAGGACATGCTACTAAAATAAATCTTCTAAACCCTAGCCCCTCAACAAGCCTAAAATGCAACTCATCTATAATAATCATCTCACATAAAGCCCTCCTAATAGCCTTCTGATTAAACACCCAAGTCCCCAATTCCCCTAAAACCCCATTAGAACCCTCATTAGCAAATGATGAAACAGCATTGAAAGTCAGTAGTGACTGCCTTGTATCCTTAGAATGAGGATTTTTTAGGCAACCAAGCATATGGTTTATTAAGGAAGAAGTGCCATGCTTTTTAGTCTCGCATGCAAACAGTTTTGCACAGTACAAGCACTTTGCCTTAATTAATTTTCCATCAGAGGCAAGAACTTTTTCAAAGTGGTCCCCAACTTTGGATCTGGATTCTACCTCTTTCCTCTTTTTTTGCAAGAACCGTAGGAGCCACCTGAGGCTGCTGAGGATATATCTTAGTGCCTTGGGCTTGCACTCCAGGTTCCTCTTGAGTAGAGGGTTGTGGTCCAGATTTAGTGATGTTCTCCATCTATATGATCGGCATCATTAATTAGCAATTAAGGGACAATACATATTACATGCATTTTTAGGAcagaaatcaaaatatatatatgcaacttATACACTTCCAAACTGTATATATGAATGCATTTTAAGCACAAATCACAAAATCATAATATAGTTTCATCATTTTTGTGATCAACCCTTTATATGGCCATATTATATCACAATAGCAATTAGCAACTTATAAGCTTCCACTCTGTATATATACAGGCATCTTAAGCACAAATCACAAAATCAGAAtgtaatttcatcaatttttgtGATCAACCCAATACATATGGTCATATTATATGTTACTGTCACTAGCATGTTTTCATATAAAGTTCAGACATAGTGACAGTAgtatattttcatcatttttgtgcTCAACAAATCATATAAAAGCTCAAAAGCATTCATATAAAGCTCAGACAGGGTGACAGTAtcatattttcatcatttttgtgctcaacaaatcatataaagctcaaAAGCATTCATATAAAGCTTAGACAGTGTGACAGTAgcatattttcatcatttttgtgctcaacaaatcatataaagctcaaCAGCATTCATATAAAGCTCAGACAGAGTGACATTAACATATTTTCACCATTTTTGTGCTcaataaatcatataaagcttagAAGCACTCGTATAAAGCTCATACAGAGGGACAATAGCatacttccaccattttttggCACAGATAATCATATAAAGCTTAGAAGCACTCGTATAAAGCTCATACAGAGGGACAATAGCATACTTCCACCATTTTTGGGCTCAAACAGTCATATAAAGCTCAAACAATAGCATACTTAGACAGAGACAGACAAACAGTACTCACAGAGTCACAGTAGCATACTTCCACAATAGAATGAACTTACAGTAGCTTAGACAGTAGCATACTCACAGTAGCTTAGACAGTACTcattgacagggtaattgggtacccgacgcggaaccattggcatgaccaagacagttgccgttcaaactacccaagacacctcactcctcagcatcaatgcacaacggtccaactcctcagcattgatggccaacgttcagctccttagcattgatgaccaacgttcagctcctcaccATTCAGCACctagcattgatgaccaacgttcagctcctcaccATTCAGCACCTCAGGCATTGATGCCACGTTCAGCTCCTCACCATTCAGCACCTcaggcattgatgcccaacgttcaactcctcaagcattgatgtccaacgttcaactcctcatcaatgctcggttactgagctgaacaaaataaaagattCACAAAAACACTTGTAGAGGAACGACACTTGAACTTTGACAAAAGaacaacactcaactcattttGTATACTGTGCATTGCACTCAATACTGTATACTTGACaaacattcaaatactcaaataatataccggtaacgcATTATTACCGTaaaaaaaccactcagttcatctcatcactatcaataGCATCTGGATCCAGCAACTTGCAtacacctagtcaggtgaacaagggccacccctcgggtgatcttcgtgagcagctcaacagtaaccgtggaggtgaccttcgtagccaactcaacaacaataaccgcagagaaggtgacctccgtacccaactcaacaacaaccatggtggtggtggccgtactccccttccagcaactgctgctcccgcccaggtggtggaccttcaggcagcagcgcaggtcatccaacaggcggcggcgacaATGGCCCAACTAGccgcaggaatgcaaggccagatcttgccgccaccaccccctttggaggaagaagtgcaatctccgaggcaaaacagaactcaacgaCAGGAAGGTGGAACTCAACCAGTTTCCAGATCTGTTCGAGAACGACCGGCAGCTTCTAGAACTATCCGAGATCGGCTcggggtgcaaggatcctccaatagaggtccccgtgcccaagcaggaaaggCAGTGACCAAACGACCATCCagagaaaggatgggcgaatctggtggattggctccgcgtcactccactagacacaaaacaccacaagAAAGCCTGGTGGAAAaactccaaaggcagatagatgatttggaaaagaaagtagaatcaagagaacactcaccagaatcggaggtaagaatggctgctccattctctcctaacataatggaagttcctcttccaaaagactttcgactacccaccatcaaggcctacactggcacttcagatccgcgtaccgatatgacaagatacaaggcagccatggtcatgattggggcaagcgatgccatcatgtgcagagcgttcttgtccactttggacggaacggctcaagattggtttaacacaatcctggacggatcaattcaaacttttgcagagctatccaaaagtttcttgtcttatttctcaggaAGTATACAGCATAAGAAACCTTTCTCACATCTCGGTGGGGTAAAGCAGGATAAGGgggaaagcctgcgagacttcttaagcaaatggaaaaaagaagtcaacaatgtatatgacttcgattcgaaGGCAGCGATTCTCATgttcatccaagcactgaggtcaggTGATTTCCNCAGACGCTgaggaggctgacaggagaaaaaaggatgaggaggaaggacgaaagagtgggcgacctgataaagctggtccgcccagccaggcaccacgaccaaatcaaccaccctcaaagaagggaagagatgacCGACCTCGCCTCATCCCATTACGACATCTGACACCGCTAACTCACCCAGTTAGCGTAATCCTAAATCAAGCTGAAGACATGGGGATCGTGCAATTTCCGCAAGAGTGCATGAAAGTCTCCCCAAATGCGGATCAATCCAAGTATTGCAGGTTCCATAGGCAGGTGGGCCATGATACCGATGAATGCAACGTGTTAAAACGCCAGATTGAAGAACTCATCCAGAGGGGATATTTCAGACAATTCGTCAAACGAACAGGTCAACAAAAGTCAGGCCAGAAGTCAGGCCAGCAACAACCTCAGCGCAATCTACCAAAAAACGTTTGGAAAAAGGATGACAGCTCCGAACCGTCATCCTCGAGTGGTAAGAAAAGGGAACACGACCAAGTAACCGTAACGGAGCGTGATCTCTCTGACAAAGACTCAGAAGAGCCCAGGAAACACAAGAAGCAGACCATACACTTTATCTACGGAGGTCCTGCAAGCGGAGACACACAAGCGgagaggaagaagtggagtcgcCAATTATATGTTGGTGAGGTGGTCAGCCTTCCAAAGGGAAAAAAGCAGAGGAGGGAAGCCATTACCTTCTCTGACGATGACCTCCCAGAAGGTCCACTACCTCACCGAGATGCGTTGGTAATCAAGATGGAGATCAACGACAGCATTGTGCATCGCATACTCGTAGACACCAGAAGCTCAGTCAACGTGATGTACTACGACGCTTTCACCAAACTGGGACTGCCCAGAAATTAGCTCAAAGAGGTACGGACTCCACTTTCTAGGTTTACTGGGGATTCAATAGAAACAGAGGGATCCGTGGTACTACCAGTAGAGATAGGCGTGAGCCCCAACACCTCCAAGATAAACATGGAGTTCATTGTGGTGAAACTCACATGTGCCCATAACATCATACTGGGAAGGCCAGCTTTGGAAGATCTGAAGGCAATAATTTCAATGGAGCACCTGTGCATGAAATTTCCCACGCCATACGGGATAGGAGTTGCGAGAGGAGATCAGAGAGCAGCTCGTAGCTGTTATGTCAAAGCGTGCAAGAAAATTGGACAGAAAGATCTGCAAGTCCACACCATTGCAGAAAGAGTGCTGAAAGAAGATGAGGGCTGGCCCCGCGCCGAGCCGGCATATGAAACGGAAGACGTGGTGGTCGATCCCGCACGAGCAGATAGGGTTGTAAAGATTGGCACTGGATTGGCACCGGAACTAAGAGCCTAGATAATCGAAGTCATCCGACAGTTTAAAGAAGTTTTTGCGTGGGGTCCAAAAGACATGCCAGGTATCAATCGAAACATCATAACCCATAAGTTAGCCGTGGACCCTACCAAGAAACCAATACAGCAAAGAAAGCGATACATATCGGCTGAACGAAGGGACTTTGTGAAAAACGAGGTGGTCGCGTTGACACAAGCAGGACATGTCAAGGAGATCTATTATCCCGAGTGGTTGAGCAACATAGTCCTGGCCCCAAAAAGCTCCACGTGGAGAATGTGCGTGGATTATACAGATCTCAACAGAGCCTGCCTTATGGATCGATTCCCCTTGCCAAACATAGACCAGCTGGTAGATGAGACGGCAGGATGTGAATTgatgagcttcatggatgccttcTGTAGGTACCATCAAATATTCATGCATGAGGAAGATGCTGAGAAGACCGCGTTCACCACCCTATAGGGTATTTTTTGCTACTTGGTCATGCCGTTCGACCTCAAAAACGCAGGCGCAACTTACACCCGGATGGTTGCCAAGTTGTTTGGGAAAGTGCTGGGACGAAACATGGAGGCATACGTAGACGACATGATTGTCAAAAGCTGCAGAGGTGCCTCCCATGTCAAAGACCTTAACGAGGTATTTTCTATTATGAGAAATTTCAATTTACGCTTGAACCCTAAAAAATGCACCTTCGCAGTTAATGGGGGCAAGTTTCTGGGATTTATGGTCACTAGAAATGGGATAGAACCAAACCCAGAAAAGGTAAAAACCATTCTTGACATGGAACCCCCGCGGTCCATNNNNNNNNNNNNNNNNNNNNNNNNNNNNNNNNNNNNNNNNNNNNNNNNNNNNNNNNNNNNNNNNNNNNNNNNNNNNNNNNNNNNNNNNNNNNNNNNNNNNNNNNNNNNNNNNNNNNNNNNNNNNNNNNNNNNNNNNNNNNNNNNNNNNNNNNNNNNNNNNNNNNNNNNNNNNNNNNNNNNNNNNNNNNNNNNNNNNNNNNNNNNNNNNNNNNNNNNNNNNNNNNNNNNNNNNNNNNNNNNNNNNNNNNNNNNNNNNNNNNNNNNNNNNNNNNNNNNNNNNNNNNNNNNNNNNNNNNNNNNNNNNNNNNNNNNNNNNNNNNNNNNNNNNNNNNNNNNNNNNNNNNNNNNNNNNNNNNNNNNNNNNNNNNNNNNNNNNNNNNNNNNNNNNNNNNNNNNNNNNNNNNNNNNNNNNNNNNNNNNNNNNNNNNNNNNNNNNNNNNNNNNNNNNNNNNNNNNNNNNNNNNNNNNNNNNNNNNNNNNNNNNNNNNNNNNNNNNNNNNNNNNNNNNNNNNNNNNNNNNNNNNNNNNNNNNNNNNNNNNNNNNNNNNNNNNNNNNNNNNNNNNNNNNNNNNNNNNNNNNNNNNNNNNNNNNNNNNNNNNNNNNNNNNNNNNNNNNNNNNNNNNNNNNNNNNNNNNNNNNNNNNNNNNNNNNNNNNNNNNNNNNNNNNNNNNNNNNNNNNNNNNNNNNNNNNNNNNNNNNNNNNNNNNNNNNNNNNNNNNNNNNNNNNNNNNNNNNNNNNNNNNNNNNNNNNNNNNNNNNNNNNNNNNNNNNNNNNNNNNNNNNNNNNNNNNNNNNNNNNNNNNNNNNNNNNNNNNNNNNNNNNNNNNNNNNNNNNNNNNNNNNNNNNNNNNNNNNNNNNNNNNNNNNNNNNNNNNNNNNNNNNNNNNNNNNNNNNNNNNNNNNNNNNNNNNNNNNNNNNNNNNNNNNNNNNNNNNNNNNNNNNNNNNNNNNNNNNNNNNNNNNNNNNNNNNNNNNNNNNNNNNNNNNNNNNNNNNNNNNNNNNNNNNNNNNNNNNNNNNNNNNNNNNNNNNNNNNNNNNNNNNNNNNNNNNNNNNNNNNNNNNNNNNNNNNNNNNNNNNNNNNNNNNNNNNNNNNNNNNNNNNNNNNNNNNNNNNNNNNNNNNNNNNNNNNNNNNNNNNNNNNNNNNNNNNNNNNGACATGGAACCCCCGCGGTCCATCAAAGAAGTCCAAAGACTCAATGGTCGCTTAGCGGCTTTGGGTCGATTTCTATCTAAATCGGCCGAACGATCCCTCCCCTTCTTCCAGATACTAAAGAAGAATAAGGGGTTTGAATGGACTCCAGAGTGTCAATCGGCCTTCGTTgacttgaaaaaatatttgcTATCCCCGCCACTGCTTGCAAAACCAGAGGTGGGTGAAACCTTACTCTTATACCTGGGTATATCACAGGGTGCGATCAGCTCCGTGTTGGTCAAAGAGGAAGGAGGGACTCAGCGTCCCATTTACTATGTGAGCAAGGCTCTTATACCTGGGTGTGTCACAGGGTGCGATCAGCTCCGTGTTGGTCAAAGAGGAAGGAGGGACTCAGCGTCCCATTTACTATGTGAGCAAGGCTCTTATACCTGGGTGTGTCACAGGGTGCGATCAGCTCCGTGTTGGTCAAAGAGGAAGGAGGGACTCAGCGTCCCATTTACTACGTGAGCAAAGCTTTACACGATGCAAAGCCATGGTACACGGCCGTAGAAAAAACAGTATTCGCTGCGGTCACCGCCTCTAAAAGGTTGGCCCATTACTTCCAAGCTCATCCTATCCATGTACTCTCACATCAACCATTGGGGAGTTTCTTACGGAACACTAACTCTGCTAGGATGGCGAGATGGGCCATGCACCTCAGCCAGTTCGAcattgaattcaaaccaagaCCCGCCATCAAGGGTCAAGCTCTCGCAGACTTCATAGTGGAATGCATAGCCCGCGAGGTGACGGAGCAggtggaaaatgaagatggtGGATGGTGGACCTTGTCTACGCATGGCTCATCCAACAGTAAAGGTTGTAGTGGTGGAGTAGTGCTCATCAC from Ipomoea triloba cultivar NCNSP0323 chromosome 6, ASM357664v1 includes:
- the LOC116023510 gene encoding zinc finger BED domain-containing protein RICESLEEPER 2-like; amino-acid sequence: MENITKSGPQPSTQEEPGVQAQGTKIYPQQPQVAPTGNWGLGCLIRRLLGGLYRINYMCITAHFIDDQWKLNKRIISFVPVSSHMGEYIAKALESCLVEWGIRNVFTVTVDNASSNDTAMGFFKSKLLSWGTTSVRKVRDTVIWVRNSPARLKKFRDLADLIGVEAKSALQLDVPTRWNSTYLMLSTAIQYQKVFEAYEENDASFCADLADSVPSYLDWCSVQSWVTLLKCFYDMTVRISSSLYVTPNTFFNEISDLNCMLDDMIAAETSCEKAMGTQMKNKFVKYWGDPEKMNFLIFFANILDPRDKIEYMPYQFVQLYGEERGKACFQKVQAAMVDLYNEYAATYSVNMQSESAQPVEYVNMQPISQCQTLVGRPQSKLKNQLKRQRMESGGSSKQTELQVYLSENIMDDKEDFDVLRWWKLNSERLPILSKIARDVLAVPISTVASESAFSTSGRVLDPFRSSLTPKTVEALVCTQDCLKFIFAELASGVRTAGTSSSLPAIAVIVFISTFCPVL
- the LOC116023511 gene encoding uncharacterized protein LOC116023511 codes for the protein MPFDLKNAGATYTRMVAKLFGKVLGRNMEAYVDDMIVKSCRGASHVKDLNEVFSIMRNFNLRLNPKKCTFAVNGGKFLGFMVTRNGIEPNPEKGAISSVLVKEEGGTQRPIYYVSKALIPGCVTGCDQLRGAISSVLVKEEGGTQRPIYYVSKALHDAKPWYTAVEKTVFAAVTASKRLAHYFQAHPIHVLSHQPLGSFLRNTNSARMARWAMHLSQFDIEFKPRPAIKGQALADFIVECIAREVTEQVENEDGGWWTLSTHGSSNSKGCSGGVVLITPEGFRAYYAIRFHFKLSNNEAEYEALLNGLQLAAGLRAEKIRIRCDSKLVVGQVTGEYEANEGNMQRYRDAVLRTLREFEGYEIHQVPREQNADADMLSKLSTGIPGHIRKIARVEDLETSSIDISWRKLEAAGEAWVEELDSILWTYRTTPRRATGETPFALSYGFEARAPAEVMIQSRRMEEYEAEQNEIQ